The genome window GGCAAATTAGGTGATGATAGTGCTCACCGGGAGCAGTCAGTTCGAAAAGTTGTGTGCCATTTTCGAGTGGTATTCGTTGAATCACGCCAATGTTGCGCAGCGCGTCTAGATTGCGATACACAGTCACAAGGTCGGTTTCGGGGAGTTGCGCGCTCTGACGAATCTCCTCGGCGCTGGCCGGGCGGTCGAACTGCGTCAAAGCCTCTACAATACGTATGCGCTTTTTGGTAATCCGCCCACCATCTGCGCGCATGCGCTCTAGGATGGTTTCTATCGAACTGTCGGGCGTGGGATTCATTCCTCCATATTGTATGGGCTCAATTGTGGATCAAGTTCATTCCCCCATTGATAGAGTATCGAAGAGTAATGTGTCTGCTATACTTCTTAATGAAAATGAGTTGCATTAGACCTAGAAATAAGTTCCGTTTTAATGAAAGTCACTAACACTTATGCACGCACACTCTCTCAGCAGCCGTTTTTTAGATCAAGTCGCCATATCGATGGCTATCATTTGCGCGATACATTGCCTTGCAACTCCGATATTGCTCGTAGGGCTACCCATCTTAGCGACAACGGTCTGGGTAGATGCCAACTTTCATCTATGGATGATTCTGTTGGTGATTCCGACCACGACCTTGGCGGTTTGGAGTGGATGTCGCCGCCATCGGGATCGATGGGTAGTGGGTATGGCTGTCGTTGGATTAGGGCTTCTATCGGCTGCAGTCACCAGCGAGCGCATCGCGCAAGCGGCCGCTCAAAATGATGTAACATCAGGAGCTAAATTGCCTGCTGCAACCGACGCCCCCCCTGTTCAAGAAACCAGTGCCTCTGCTTGCTCTACCTGTAGCGCGTGCGCTCTTAGCTCACAGGTGGGGGCAGGCATCCTTAGCACTGGTGCGACTCCCGTAGGGCTCCCATGGCATTTGATACTTAATGTAGCTGGTGGACTGTGCTTGGCCACTGCCCACACCCGCAACTTTCTTCTTTGCCGCAAAGGTCGCTGTGAGCATCCCCATCAGTCAGAAGGCTGTCAGCCTTAAGACCGCGGAATAGGTAGCCCCAAAGCGGATATTCCGCAAGGGGCTCAGACTATTGCTGTAGGACAAACACAAATCCGGGCGTAGCAAGACCTCTCCTATCGAGATCCTTTACGCAGACCGCTTTCTTACACCCATCCCCACACTCACTCTGGCTCACAACCACAAAACCTCTGCGCCTCAGCGCGAGACAGACTGCCATTTGCCAAATTTATCTCACTCTCGGACTGCCGCATGGCAGTGCCTCCGACTGAAATCACTTAGTTATTTTAAGCGCGTAAACAGTATAAGGTGACTTCTTTTGCATTTTGTTGTGGGCGGGCAATTCAGGGTAACTAACCAAGAATTGATTTTGGTCGATCAGGTTAACAAATACATACTTTGTATTTTCAGGAAGCGTGACCGTGGCGGTGGATGAAGCTTGATCGATGGTCATATCCTTGCGGAACCACTCATCGTAACCTGTGGGCTTAATGTGGTTGTAGTAGATAAGGTGTGCCGCTTTGACGTCAGCTCCATTGGTCTTGAAGGTGACCGTGAGACGATCTCCATCTTGCTTATGTGAGAGGACGGACGGCACCTTATTTTTGAAAGGAAGCTTTTCTTTGCTGTTCGGGTTATAATAGGGATAGCTGGCATGCATTTCCGTAAGTTGCTTAGAAAGAGCAAATTCCATGGATTTGACTTTTTCTGGCATGCTAGCAGCCAAATTGTTTGCTTCTTCTATATCTACACGTTGTGGCACACCGTTTGTCGTTTCGTA of Lentimonas sp. CC4 contains these proteins:
- a CDS encoding Fur family transcriptional regulator, which translates into the protein MNPTPDSSIETILERMRADGGRITKKRIRIVEALTQFDRPASAEEIRQSAQLPETDLVTVYRNLDALRNIGVIQRIPLENGTQLFELTAPGEHYHHLICRECHQAERLDLCVGKEVLGRAKAHGYSQITHVMEVYGVCKDCDSQS